A section of the Phacochoerus africanus isolate WHEZ1 chromosome 4, ROS_Pafr_v1, whole genome shotgun sequence genome encodes:
- the GMIP gene encoding GEM-interacting protein isoform X1, which yields MDATEPGLPPAPENRKRYSDIFRSLDNLEISLGNVTLEMLAADPVLSAGDPETDKTPTATLTNETSSWSGPSPEDPAPLTGEELDLRLIRTKGGVDAALEYAKTWSRYAKELLAWTEKRASHELEFAKTIMKIAEAGKVSIHQQSHMPLQYIYTLFLEHDLSLGALAMETVAQQKRDYYQPLAAKRTEIEKWRKEFKEQWMKEQKRMNEAVQALRRAQLQYAQRSEDLRVRSQVSPEDPAPQASPALNKQQERRRRSREEAQAKAQEAEALYQACVREANARQQDLEAAKQRIVSHVRKLVLQGDEVLRRVTLGLFRLREAQAERGPRAFAALAECCAPFEPGQRYQEFVRTMQPDAPPPPPPAFSFQEFSYSSPLDTRKKLSDPSPPRLDESGADPGPWEDTGTGWQGTLGSDVDSVGGGSESRSLDSPTSSPGSGTRRLVKVSSIGTESSDDFEERDPDLGDGLENGPGTPFKKWTLSNAAQTHRLRRLRGPAKCRECEAFMVSGTECEECFLTCHKRCLETLLILCGHRRLPARTPIFGVNFLQLPRDFPEEVPFVITRCTAEIEQRALGVQGIYRVSGSRVRVERLCQAFENGRALVDLSGNSPHDISSVLKRFLQELTDPVVPFHLYDAFISLAKTLHADPGRDPGTPSPSPEIICSLKTLLVQLPDSNYNTLRHLVAHLFRVAAQFEENKMSANNLGIVFGPTLLRPPDGPGAACAGPVTCLLDSGHQAQLIEFLIVHYEKIFGIDELPLTTEPLPRDPSPPPGALPTNTQPSYPQLVLDPLPLSLTSDPNPAPMPLSALEEHPEATLPEIPTLQCDQGEEVAKDTKDEGGEVSSQGLQDSPLGTQSRGHFSRQPVKYPRGGVRPVTHQLSGLALVASKLCEETPVTSVPQGSLRRRGPSPAATSCEGSPLRRAPLPKHFEITQETARLLSKLHSESVPKATCCPDPQPEEAEDHL from the exons ATGGACGCAACAGAGCCGG GGCTACCCCCGGCTCCGGAGAACAGGAAGAGGTACAGCGATATTTTCCGGAGCCTGGACAACCTTGAGATCTCACTGGGGAACGT GACCCTTGAGATGCTGGCTGCAGACCCGGTACTTTCAGCAGGAGACCCAGAAACTGACAAGACCCCCACAGCCACCTTG ACCAATGAAACCAGCAGTTGGAGTGGCCCTTCCCCAGAAGATCCTGCACCCCTTACAG GGGAGGAACTGGACTTGCGGCTCATTCGGACTAAGGGGGGCGTGGATGCAGCCCTGGAGTATGCCAAGACCTGGAGCCGCTATGCCAAGGAGCTACTGGCCTGGACCGAGAAGAGAGCCAGCCATG AGCTGGAATTTGCCAAAACCATCATGAAGATCGCTGAGGCTGGCAAGGTGTCAATTCACCAACAG agCCACATGCCACTGCAATACATCTACACCCTGTTTCTGGAGCACGACCTCAGTCTGGGAGCCCTGGCCATGGAGACAGTGGCCCAGCAGAAAAGAGACTACTATCAG cccctggctgccAAACGGACTGAGATTGAGAAGTGGCGGAAGGAGTTCAAGGAGCAATGGATGAAAGAGCAGAAGAGGATG aaCGAGGCAGTGCAGGCACTACGGCGGGCGCAGCTCCAGTACGCGCAGCGCAGCGAGGACTTGCGCGTGCGCTCCCAGGTGTCCCCCGAAGACCCCGCCCCTCAGGCCTCGCCCGCTCTCAACAAGCAGCAGGAGCGGCGGCGGCGCTCGAGAGAGGAGGCCCAGGCCAAG GCCCAGGAGGCTGAGGCGCTGTACCAGGCCTGTGTCCGTGAGGCCAATGCAAGGCAGCAGGACCTGGAGGCTGCCAAGCAGCGAATCGTGTCACACGTGCGCAAGTTGGTGCTGCAAGGGGATGAAGTGCTGAGGCGG GTGACCCTAGGATTGTTCCGGCTGCGAGAGGCCCAGGCCGAGCGTGGCCCCCGCGCCTTCGCTGCCTTGGCTGAGTGCTGTGCGCCCTTCGAGCCTGGCCAGCGATATCAGGAGTTCGTGCGGACGATGCAGCCCGACgcgccaccacccccaccacccgcCTTCTCCTTCCAGGAATTTTCATACAG TTCCCCTCTGGACACAAGAAAGAAGCTCTCTGACCCCTCACCTCCAAGGCTGGATGAGAGTGGAGCTGATCCAGGCCCTTGGGAGGAcactggcacaggctggcaag GAACTCTGGGCAGTGATGTGGACAGTGTGGGCGGTGGCAGCGAATCTCGGTCCCTGGACTCTCCCACTTCCAGCCCAG GCTCTGGCACAAGGCGGCTGGTGAAGGTCTCTTCCATAGGCACAGAATCTTCGGATGACTTTGAGGAGCGAGACCCTG ACCTGGGAGATGGGCTGGAGAATGGACCAGGCACCCCCTTCAAAAAATGGACACTTTCCAATGCGGCCCAGACCCACCGGCTGCGGCGGCTGCGGGGCCCAGCCAAGTGCCGAGAGTGCGAGGCTTTCATGGTCAGCGGAACTGAGTGTGAGGAG TGCTTTCTGACCTGCCACAAGCGCTGCCTGGAGACTCTACTGATCCTCTGCGGACACAGGCGGCTCCCAGCCCGCACCCCCATCTTTGGGGTCAACTTCCTGCAACTGCCCAGGGACTTCCCGGAGGAGGTACCCTTTGTGATCACCAGGTGCACAGCCGAGATAGAACAGCGCGCCCTGGGTGTGCAG GGCATTTATCGAGTCAGcgggtcccgggtccgagtggaaCGGCTGTGCCAGGCTTTTGAGAATGGCCGAGCGTTGGTTGACCTGTCGGGGAACTCACCTCATGACATCTCTAGTGTTCTCAAGCGATTCCTCCAGGAG CTCACTGACCCCGTGGTCCCCTTCCACCTCTACGACGCCTTCATCTCTCTGGCTAAGACCCTGCATGCAGACCCTGGGCGCGACCCTgggacccccagccccagccctgagaTTATCTGCTCGCTGAAGACCCTCTTGGTGCAGCTGCCTGACTCTAACTACAACACCCTGCGGCACCTGGTGGCCCATCTGTTCAG GGTAGCTGCACAGTTTGAGGAGAACAAGATGTCTGCCAACAACCTGGGCATTGTGTTTGGGCCAACACTGCTGCGGCCACCGGATGGTCCAGGAGCAGCCTGCGCCGGTCCTGTCACCTGCCTGCTGGACTCTGGGCACCAGGCCCAGCTTATTGAGTTCCTCATTGTGCACTATGAGAAGATCTTCGGGATTGACGAGCTCCCCCTGACCACTGAGCCCCTGCCCCGAGACCCCAGCCCACCTCCTGGTGCCCTCCCAACCAACACTCAGCCATCATACCCACAACTTGTCCTGGACCCCCTGCCCCTATCCCTAACCTCAGACCCCAACCCAGCCCCCATGCCCCTTAGTGCCCTGGAAGAGCATCCCGAGGCCACGCTCCCAGAG ATTCCAACTTTGCAGTGTGACCAGGGAGAGGAAGTAGCCAAAGACACCAAAGACGAGGGAGGGGAAG TGTCCAGCCAAGGCCTCCAGGACTCACCCCTAGGGACACAGTCCCGTGGCCACTTCAGCCGCCAGCCAGTGAAGTATCCCCGGGGGGGCGTGCGGCCTGTCACCCACCAGCTGTCGGGCTTGGCCCTGGTGGCTTCCAAATTGTGCGAGGAGACCCCTGTCACATCAGTGCCCCAAGGTAGCTTGCGGAGACGAGGACCCAGCCCTGCTGCCACCTCCTGTGAGGGCAGCCCTCTTCGACGTGCCCCGCTACCCAAGCATTTTGAGATCACTCAGGAAACAGCCCGGCTACTCTCCAAGCTGCACAGTGAGTCTGTGCCCAAGGCCACCTGCTGCCCAGACCCTCAACCTGAGGAAGCCGAGGACCATCTCTGA
- the GMIP gene encoding GEM-interacting protein isoform X2, with product MLAADPVLSAGDPETDKTPTATLTNETSSWSGPSPEDPAPLTGEELDLRLIRTKGGVDAALEYAKTWSRYAKELLAWTEKRASHELEFAKTIMKIAEAGKVSIHQQSHMPLQYIYTLFLEHDLSLGALAMETVAQQKRDYYQPLAAKRTEIEKWRKEFKEQWMKEQKRMNEAVQALRRAQLQYAQRSEDLRVRSQVSPEDPAPQASPALNKQQERRRRSREEAQAKAQEAEALYQACVREANARQQDLEAAKQRIVSHVRKLVLQGDEVLRRVTLGLFRLREAQAERGPRAFAALAECCAPFEPGQRYQEFVRTMQPDAPPPPPPAFSFQEFSYSSPLDTRKKLSDPSPPRLDESGADPGPWEDTGTGWQGTLGSDVDSVGGGSESRSLDSPTSSPGSGTRRLVKVSSIGTESSDDFEERDPDLGDGLENGPGTPFKKWTLSNAAQTHRLRRLRGPAKCRECEAFMVSGTECEECFLTCHKRCLETLLILCGHRRLPARTPIFGVNFLQLPRDFPEEVPFVITRCTAEIEQRALGVQGIYRVSGSRVRVERLCQAFENGRALVDLSGNSPHDISSVLKRFLQELTDPVVPFHLYDAFISLAKTLHADPGRDPGTPSPSPEIICSLKTLLVQLPDSNYNTLRHLVAHLFRVAAQFEENKMSANNLGIVFGPTLLRPPDGPGAACAGPVTCLLDSGHQAQLIEFLIVHYEKIFGIDELPLTTEPLPRDPSPPPGALPTNTQPSYPQLVLDPLPLSLTSDPNPAPMPLSALEEHPEATLPEIPTLQCDQGEEVAKDTKDEGGEVSSQGLQDSPLGTQSRGHFSRQPVKYPRGGVRPVTHQLSGLALVASKLCEETPVTSVPQGSLRRRGPSPAATSCEGSPLRRAPLPKHFEITQETARLLSKLHSESVPKATCCPDPQPEEAEDHL from the exons ATGCTGGCTGCAGACCCGGTACTTTCAGCAGGAGACCCAGAAACTGACAAGACCCCCACAGCCACCTTG ACCAATGAAACCAGCAGTTGGAGTGGCCCTTCCCCAGAAGATCCTGCACCCCTTACAG GGGAGGAACTGGACTTGCGGCTCATTCGGACTAAGGGGGGCGTGGATGCAGCCCTGGAGTATGCCAAGACCTGGAGCCGCTATGCCAAGGAGCTACTGGCCTGGACCGAGAAGAGAGCCAGCCATG AGCTGGAATTTGCCAAAACCATCATGAAGATCGCTGAGGCTGGCAAGGTGTCAATTCACCAACAG agCCACATGCCACTGCAATACATCTACACCCTGTTTCTGGAGCACGACCTCAGTCTGGGAGCCCTGGCCATGGAGACAGTGGCCCAGCAGAAAAGAGACTACTATCAG cccctggctgccAAACGGACTGAGATTGAGAAGTGGCGGAAGGAGTTCAAGGAGCAATGGATGAAAGAGCAGAAGAGGATG aaCGAGGCAGTGCAGGCACTACGGCGGGCGCAGCTCCAGTACGCGCAGCGCAGCGAGGACTTGCGCGTGCGCTCCCAGGTGTCCCCCGAAGACCCCGCCCCTCAGGCCTCGCCCGCTCTCAACAAGCAGCAGGAGCGGCGGCGGCGCTCGAGAGAGGAGGCCCAGGCCAAG GCCCAGGAGGCTGAGGCGCTGTACCAGGCCTGTGTCCGTGAGGCCAATGCAAGGCAGCAGGACCTGGAGGCTGCCAAGCAGCGAATCGTGTCACACGTGCGCAAGTTGGTGCTGCAAGGGGATGAAGTGCTGAGGCGG GTGACCCTAGGATTGTTCCGGCTGCGAGAGGCCCAGGCCGAGCGTGGCCCCCGCGCCTTCGCTGCCTTGGCTGAGTGCTGTGCGCCCTTCGAGCCTGGCCAGCGATATCAGGAGTTCGTGCGGACGATGCAGCCCGACgcgccaccacccccaccacccgcCTTCTCCTTCCAGGAATTTTCATACAG TTCCCCTCTGGACACAAGAAAGAAGCTCTCTGACCCCTCACCTCCAAGGCTGGATGAGAGTGGAGCTGATCCAGGCCCTTGGGAGGAcactggcacaggctggcaag GAACTCTGGGCAGTGATGTGGACAGTGTGGGCGGTGGCAGCGAATCTCGGTCCCTGGACTCTCCCACTTCCAGCCCAG GCTCTGGCACAAGGCGGCTGGTGAAGGTCTCTTCCATAGGCACAGAATCTTCGGATGACTTTGAGGAGCGAGACCCTG ACCTGGGAGATGGGCTGGAGAATGGACCAGGCACCCCCTTCAAAAAATGGACACTTTCCAATGCGGCCCAGACCCACCGGCTGCGGCGGCTGCGGGGCCCAGCCAAGTGCCGAGAGTGCGAGGCTTTCATGGTCAGCGGAACTGAGTGTGAGGAG TGCTTTCTGACCTGCCACAAGCGCTGCCTGGAGACTCTACTGATCCTCTGCGGACACAGGCGGCTCCCAGCCCGCACCCCCATCTTTGGGGTCAACTTCCTGCAACTGCCCAGGGACTTCCCGGAGGAGGTACCCTTTGTGATCACCAGGTGCACAGCCGAGATAGAACAGCGCGCCCTGGGTGTGCAG GGCATTTATCGAGTCAGcgggtcccgggtccgagtggaaCGGCTGTGCCAGGCTTTTGAGAATGGCCGAGCGTTGGTTGACCTGTCGGGGAACTCACCTCATGACATCTCTAGTGTTCTCAAGCGATTCCTCCAGGAG CTCACTGACCCCGTGGTCCCCTTCCACCTCTACGACGCCTTCATCTCTCTGGCTAAGACCCTGCATGCAGACCCTGGGCGCGACCCTgggacccccagccccagccctgagaTTATCTGCTCGCTGAAGACCCTCTTGGTGCAGCTGCCTGACTCTAACTACAACACCCTGCGGCACCTGGTGGCCCATCTGTTCAG GGTAGCTGCACAGTTTGAGGAGAACAAGATGTCTGCCAACAACCTGGGCATTGTGTTTGGGCCAACACTGCTGCGGCCACCGGATGGTCCAGGAGCAGCCTGCGCCGGTCCTGTCACCTGCCTGCTGGACTCTGGGCACCAGGCCCAGCTTATTGAGTTCCTCATTGTGCACTATGAGAAGATCTTCGGGATTGACGAGCTCCCCCTGACCACTGAGCCCCTGCCCCGAGACCCCAGCCCACCTCCTGGTGCCCTCCCAACCAACACTCAGCCATCATACCCACAACTTGTCCTGGACCCCCTGCCCCTATCCCTAACCTCAGACCCCAACCCAGCCCCCATGCCCCTTAGTGCCCTGGAAGAGCATCCCGAGGCCACGCTCCCAGAG ATTCCAACTTTGCAGTGTGACCAGGGAGAGGAAGTAGCCAAAGACACCAAAGACGAGGGAGGGGAAG TGTCCAGCCAAGGCCTCCAGGACTCACCCCTAGGGACACAGTCCCGTGGCCACTTCAGCCGCCAGCCAGTGAAGTATCCCCGGGGGGGCGTGCGGCCTGTCACCCACCAGCTGTCGGGCTTGGCCCTGGTGGCTTCCAAATTGTGCGAGGAGACCCCTGTCACATCAGTGCCCCAAGGTAGCTTGCGGAGACGAGGACCCAGCCCTGCTGCCACCTCCTGTGAGGGCAGCCCTCTTCGACGTGCCCCGCTACCCAAGCATTTTGAGATCACTCAGGAAACAGCCCGGCTACTCTCCAAGCTGCACAGTGAGTCTGTGCCCAAGGCCACCTGCTGCCCAGACCCTCAACCTGAGGAAGCCGAGGACCATCTCTGA
- the LPAR2 gene encoding lysophosphatidic acid receptor 2: MVTMGQCYYNETIGFFYNNSGKELSSHWRPKDVVVVALGLTVSVLVLLTNLLVIAAIASNRRFHQPIYYLLGNLAAADLFAGVAYLFLMFHTGPRTARLSLQGWFLRQGLLDTSLTASVATLLAIAVERHRSVMAVQLHSRLPRGRVIMLIVGVWVAALGLGLLPAHSWHCLCALDRCSRMAPLLSRSYLAVWALSSLLVFLLMVAVYTRIFFYVRRRVQRMAEHVSCHPRYRETTLSLVKTVVIILGAFVICWTPGQVVLLLDGLGCKSCNVLAVEKYFLLLAEANSLVNAVVYSCRDAEMRRTFRRLLCCLCLRQSDHKSVRYTPSTQTGTSTRIMLPENGHPLMDSTL; encoded by the exons aTGGTCACCATGGGCCAGTGCTACTACAATGAGACCATCGGCTTCTTCTATAACAACAGCGGCAAGGAGCTTAGCTCCCACTGGCGGCCTAAAGATGTGGTTGTGGTGGCACTGGGGCTGACTGTCAGTGTGCTGGTTCTGCTGACCAACCTGCTAGTCATCGCAGCCATCGCCTCCAACCGCCGTTTCCACCAGCCTATTTACTACCTGCTGGGCAACCTGGCTGCAGCCGACCTCTTTGCAGGTGTAGCCTACCTCTTCCTCATGTTCCACACAGGCCCACGCACAGCCCGGCTCTCACTTCAGGGCTGGTTCTTGCGGCAGGGCCTGTTGGATACAAGCCTGACGGCATCTGTGGCTACACTTCTGGCCATTGCTGTGGAGCGTCACCGAAGTGTGATGGCCGTGCAGCTGCATAGCCGCCTACCACGAGGCCGGGTCATCATGCTCATCGTGGGCGTGTGGGTGGCTGCACTGGGCCTAGGGCTGCTGCCTGCCCACTCCTGGCACTGCCTCTGTGCCCTGGACCGCTGCTCACGCATGGCCCCCTTGCTCAGCCGCTCCTACCTGGCCGTCTGGGCCCTGTCCAGCTTGCTTGTCTTCCTGCTCATGGTGGCTGTCTACACTCGCATTTTCTTCTATGTGAGGCGGCGGGTGCAACGCATGGCAGAGCATGTCAGCTGCCATCCCCGCTACCGTGAAACCACACTCAGCCTGGTCAAGACTGTTGTCATCATTCTGG GAGCATTCGTCATCTGCTGGACGCCGGGCCAGGTTGTGCTTCTCCTGGATGGTCTGGGCTGCAAGTCTTGCAACGTCTTGGCTGTGGAGAAGTATTTCCTACTCTTAGCAGAGGCCAACTCACTGGTCAACGCCGTGGTGTACTCATGCCGTGATGCTGAGATGCGCCGCACCTTCCGCCGCCTCCTCTGCTGTCTGTGCCTCCGCCAGTctgaccacaagtctgttcgctACACACCCTCTACCCAGACAGGCACAAGCACTCGCATCATGCTTCCTGAGAATGGCCATCCCCTGATGGACTCCACCCTTTAG